One segment of Cetobacterium sp. NK01 DNA contains the following:
- the tyrS gene encoding tyrosine--tRNA ligase, whose translation MSNVFEVLKDRGYIKQMTHEEEIKELLAKEKVTFYIGFDPTADSLHVGHFIAMMFMSHMQQHGHRPIALIGGGTAQIGDPSGRTDMRQMMTDEIIAHNVASIKKQMEKFIDFSDDKALLVNNADWLRGLNYIDFIRDIGSQFSVNRMLSAECFKSRMENGGLSFLEFNYMLMQGYDFLVLNRKFGCTMQLGGDDQWSNMIAGVDLIRKKDRKQGYAMTCTLLTNSEGNKMGKTAKGALWLDPEKTSPYEFYQYWRNLPDADVAQPLALLTFLPMDEVRRLSSLEGAEINEAKKVLAYEVTKIVHGEEEAEKAKQASEALFGQGGLDLTNVPTSEVEDDVIGKGIVDVMVELGLLKTKSEGRRLVQQNGLTINDVKVTDFAMEITKELFVDGAMMIKQGKKKYNRVVIK comes from the coding sequence ATGTCAAATGTTTTTGAAGTTTTAAAAGATCGTGGATACATAAAACAAATGACTCACGAAGAGGAGATAAAAGAGTTACTAGCAAAGGAAAAAGTAACATTTTATATAGGATTTGATCCAACAGCAGATAGTTTACATGTAGGACACTTTATAGCTATGATGTTTATGTCACATATGCAACAACATGGACATAGACCAATAGCTCTAATCGGTGGAGGAACTGCTCAAATAGGAGATCCAAGTGGAAGAACTGATATGAGACAGATGATGACGGATGAAATTATTGCTCACAATGTGGCATCTATAAAAAAGCAAATGGAGAAATTTATTGATTTCTCTGATGATAAAGCTTTATTAGTAAATAATGCTGATTGGTTAAGAGGATTAAACTATATTGATTTCATAAGAGATATTGGATCTCAATTCTCTGTAAATAGAATGTTATCTGCAGAATGTTTTAAATCTAGAATGGAGAACGGAGGATTATCATTTTTAGAATTTAACTATATGTTAATGCAAGGATATGACTTCTTAGTTTTAAATAGAAAATTTGGATGTACTATGCAATTAGGTGGAGATGATCAGTGGTCTAACATGATCGCAGGAGTAGATTTGATTAGAAAAAAAGATAGAAAACAAGGTTATGCAATGACGTGTACTTTACTAACTAATAGTGAAGGAAATAAGATGGGAAAAACAGCAAAGGGTGCTCTATGGTTAGACCCGGAAAAGACATCTCCATATGAATTTTATCAATATTGGAGAAATCTTCCAGATGCGGATGTTGCACAACCGTTAGCTTTACTAACATTCTTACCTATGGATGAAGTTAGAAGACTTTCATCGTTAGAGGGAGCTGAAATAAACGAAGCTAAAAAAGTGTTAGCTTATGAGGTAACAAAAATTGTTCATGGAGAAGAGGAAGCTGAAAAAGCAAAGCAAGCATCAGAAGCATTATTTGGTCAAGGTGGACTTGATTTAACAAATGTTCCGACATCAGAGGTAGAAGATGATGTAATAGGTAAAGGTATTGTTGACGTAATGGTGGAATTAGGTCTATTAAAAACTAAAAGTGAAGGAAGAAGACTTGTTCAACAAAATGGTTTAACTATAAATGATGTAAAAGTAACTGATTTTGCTATGGAAATAACAAAAGAATTATTTGTAGATGGTGCAATGATGATAAAACAAGGAAAGAAAAAATACAATAGGGTTGTTATAAAGTAG
- a CDS encoding GNAT family N-acetyltransferase, translating to MIVIRETTTEDIENIYNHLNLNYVKKYCKSSEEEQKKNHERWYKFLISSPNYAMFTVEDLKGTFLGNVKFQLDEELESAEISLYLAECIRGRGYSTTIVNASIDELRFKYQNLKYVVAYILEENDRSILCFEKAGFHFKGQIEHGGIDYFLYMKVFD from the coding sequence GTGATAGTAATAAGAGAAACTACGACGGAAGACATAGAAAATATATATAATCACCTGAATTTAAACTATGTAAAAAAATATTGTAAAAGTAGTGAGGAAGAGCAAAAAAAAAATCATGAGAGATGGTATAAATTTTTAATAAGCTCACCAAATTATGCAATGTTTACTGTCGAAGACTTAAAGGGGACTTTTTTAGGAAATGTAAAATTTCAACTGGATGAGGAATTAGAAAGTGCAGAAATTTCTTTATATTTAGCTGAGTGCATAAGAGGGAGAGGATATTCTACAACAATAGTTAATGCAAGCATAGACGAATTGAGATTTAAGTATCAAAATTTAAAATATGTTGTAGCTTATATTTTAGAGGAAAACGATAGATCGATTTTATGCTTTGAAAAAGCTGGATTTCACTTTAAAGGTCAAATAGAACATGGTGGTATTGATTATTTTTTATATATGA